A region of Dermabacter vaginalis DNA encodes the following proteins:
- a CDS encoding GNAT family N-acetyltransferase, with protein MRLRDAPLTLRPFVRRDRKAYVRVRESSAEWLERWEARDPAWGDGGYPPFEAQFRALRRQGREIAWSSLGIFHNRALVGHIGFSPIVFGSLSSAQVGYWVAPEWAGRGIAPRALALALEEVLIGEGLHRVEILVRPSNTASLRVVQKLRLREEGIRERCIYVSGAWRDHRVFALTREEVPARGLLRDRVSPVR; from the coding sequence ATGAGACTCCGCGATGCCCCGCTCACCCTGCGCCCATTCGTGCGCCGTGATCGCAAGGCCTACGTCCGTGTGCGCGAGAGCAGCGCCGAGTGGCTTGAACGCTGGGAAGCGCGAGATCCCGCGTGGGGAGACGGCGGCTACCCTCCGTTTGAGGCGCAGTTTAGAGCGCTCAGGCGCCAAGGACGCGAGATCGCGTGGTCCTCCCTGGGAATCTTTCACAATCGCGCACTCGTGGGGCACATTGGTTTTTCCCCGATCGTGTTCGGTTCGCTTTCGAGCGCGCAGGTGGGGTACTGGGTGGCCCCGGAATGGGCGGGGCGCGGAATAGCCCCTCGAGCCCTCGCTCTCGCGCTCGAAGAGGTGCTCATCGGGGAGGGGCTCCACCGCGTGGAGATTCTCGTGCGCCCCTCCAATACCGCGTCGCTCAGGGTGGTCCAGAAATTGAGGCTTCGGGAAGAGGGGATACGCGAGCGCTGCATCTACGTTTCGGGCGCGTGGCGCGACCATCGAGTATTCGCGCTGACCCGAGAGGAGGTCCCCGCGAGAGGTCTTCTTCGCGACCGAGTCTCGCCCGTGCGGTGA
- a CDS encoding alanine racemase, which translates to MPAPLSSRDFERYERALADASLHHRPVAILDLERFDANVRALKKRAGDTPIRTATKSLRVPFLIERAERAFGGGLLAFSLAEALDLVEEGFGDILVAYPTSDFDALRRLVTSERALASVTLMVDSLGHADMIEAARRTSRSTNAPVRVCLELDCSYVPVRGVHLGALRSPLFSPSHAESFARSLTHYSGLTLVGLMGYESQIAGTPNRGFTPGRLLTRGIQKLSARDVAARRGEAVRRVRAISDLEFVNGGGTGSIESTCADPSVTEVAAGSGLIGPASFDHFVGFRPEPALVVGFPVVRRPARNVATILGGGWVASGPPGLDKLPSVVHPRSLKYVGLEGAGEVQTPLRGRAAERLRVGDTVWVRHAKAGEVAEHVDTYAVVREDSVVDIVPTYRGSGRAYI; encoded by the coding sequence ATGCCTGCACCTCTCAGCTCGCGAGACTTCGAGCGCTATGAACGCGCCCTCGCTGATGCGAGCCTCCATCACCGCCCCGTTGCGATCCTCGACCTGGAGCGTTTTGACGCCAATGTTCGTGCGCTCAAGAAACGCGCCGGCGACACACCCATCCGCACTGCCACGAAATCGCTGCGTGTTCCTTTCCTCATCGAGCGTGCCGAGCGTGCTTTTGGCGGCGGGCTTTTGGCCTTCTCGCTCGCGGAAGCGCTCGACCTAGTGGAAGAGGGCTTCGGCGACATCCTCGTCGCGTATCCCACTTCTGATTTTGACGCGCTTAGGCGCCTCGTGACGAGTGAGCGTGCACTCGCGTCGGTCACTCTCATGGTGGACTCGCTTGGACACGCCGACATGATCGAGGCTGCCCGGCGTACTTCCCGCAGCACCAACGCCCCCGTGCGCGTGTGTCTTGAACTCGACTGTTCCTACGTCCCCGTGCGAGGCGTGCACCTGGGTGCGCTTCGCTCGCCACTGTTCAGTCCCTCTCACGCCGAAAGTTTTGCGCGAAGCCTCACGCACTACTCGGGTCTCACTCTCGTGGGCCTCATGGGCTACGAATCGCAAATTGCGGGCACGCCCAATCGAGGCTTCACCCCCGGGCGGCTGCTGACGCGAGGCATCCAAAAGCTCAGCGCGCGCGACGTCGCCGCGAGGCGAGGCGAGGCTGTGAGACGCGTGCGAGCGATAAGCGATCTCGAGTTCGTGAATGGGGGCGGAACGGGAAGCATAGAATCGACGTGCGCCGATCCAAGCGTGACGGAGGTGGCCGCCGGTTCGGGACTCATCGGTCCCGCGAGCTTCGATCACTTCGTAGGGTTTCGCCCCGAACCGGCGCTTGTCGTCGGTTTTCCGGTCGTGCGGCGCCCTGCGCGTAACGTCGCGACGATCCTTGGCGGGGGATGGGTCGCAAGCGGCCCGCCTGGTCTTGACAAACTTCCGAGCGTCGTACACCCGCGTTCGCTGAAATACGTGGGGCTCGAAGGTGCGGGCGAGGTGCAAACGCCGCTGCGTGGTCGTGCGGCCGAACGGCTGCGCGTGGGTGACACCGTGTGGGTGCGACACGCGAAGGCCGGCGAGGTTGCGGAGCACGTCGACACCTATGCCGTCGTGCGCGAGGATAGCGTCGTGGATATTGTCCCCACATATCGTGGAAGTGGACGCGCGTATATTTAG
- a CDS encoding D-arabinono-1,4-lactone oxidase: protein MAKVALGSAREIRANWSKNVEFAPTQVVHPRSEREIVHHIARATAHGIGIRAMGAGHSFSAIAKPEGALLTLDHYRGLVHLDSDTGEVTLRAGTRLWEIGPMLAQHDRALEVMGDIDRQSIAGAVSTGTHGTGGRFTGVSGLVTGLKIVLANGDAVWADSEHNVKLFEAARLGLGALGIIVEVRLRTVPLYKLHRREYSAPLEETAARFLETSMEQDHQEFFFVPSGRRAVVRELNHVPAESSNRGMGRVRTSIESEVVGNGALALANRLVQAVPATKRPLSSAVSALMPAGEAVHFPYRLFVASRRTRFRECEMAIPASRFGEAFEALTRALEGSTRSLIFPLEVRRAAADDVWLSTASERDTVYIAAHNPLHAESDDYLHLVHDTLVAFEGRPHWGKMHWLRETELRELYPNFEQFVSVRDELDPDRLFSTPYLDSLLGG, encoded by the coding sequence ATGGCAAAGGTCGCTTTGGGCTCGGCGCGCGAGATTCGCGCGAACTGGTCGAAGAACGTTGAGTTTGCGCCAACTCAGGTTGTGCATCCGCGTAGTGAGCGGGAGATCGTGCACCACATCGCGCGCGCCACCGCCCATGGAATCGGCATTCGCGCGATGGGCGCTGGGCACTCGTTTTCTGCGATCGCGAAGCCTGAAGGGGCCCTACTCACCTTGGATCACTATCGCGGTCTCGTGCACCTCGATAGCGACACCGGCGAGGTGACTTTACGCGCCGGTACGCGGCTGTGGGAAATTGGGCCCATGCTCGCCCAGCACGACCGTGCGCTCGAGGTGATGGGCGATATCGACCGGCAATCCATCGCGGGGGCGGTCAGCACCGGCACCCACGGGACGGGTGGGCGATTCACGGGCGTTTCCGGTCTCGTGACAGGCCTCAAGATTGTGCTTGCAAACGGTGATGCCGTGTGGGCCGACAGCGAGCATAACGTGAAGCTTTTCGAGGCCGCTCGCCTTGGCCTCGGCGCGCTCGGCATCATCGTTGAGGTGCGGCTGCGCACCGTCCCGCTCTACAAGCTCCACAGGCGCGAATACTCAGCTCCGCTCGAAGAGACCGCCGCGAGGTTCCTCGAGACGAGCATGGAGCAAGACCACCAGGAATTCTTCTTCGTTCCGAGTGGCCGCAGGGCGGTCGTACGCGAGCTCAACCACGTGCCCGCGGAATCGTCGAATCGAGGTATGGGCCGCGTGCGCACCTCTATCGAGAGCGAGGTCGTGGGCAATGGTGCGCTTGCACTGGCCAATCGGCTCGTGCAGGCCGTTCCCGCGACGAAGAGGCCTCTTTCGAGTGCGGTTTCCGCCCTCATGCCCGCGGGCGAGGCCGTGCACTTTCCCTACCGCCTCTTTGTGGCCTCTCGGCGCACGCGGTTTCGCGAGTGCGAGATGGCGATTCCCGCGAGCCGTTTCGGCGAGGCGTTCGAAGCCCTCACGCGCGCGCTCGAGGGTTCGACCCGTTCGCTCATCTTCCCCCTCGAAGTGCGTCGGGCAGCAGCTGACGACGTGTGGCTTTCCACGGCGAGTGAGCGCGACACTGTGTATATCGCCGCCCACAACCCCTTGCACGCAGAAAGCGATGACTACCTGCATCTCGTGCACGATACGCTCGTCGCGTTCGAGGGGCGCCCACACTGGGGAAAAATGCATTGGCTTCGGGAGACTGAACTGCGCGAGCTGTATCCGAACTTTGAGCAGTTCGTTTCCGTGAGAGACGAACTGGATCCCGATAGACTTTTCTCCACCCCTTACCTCGATTCCCTTCTTGGAGGATGA
- a CDS encoding sulfate/molybdate ABC transporter ATP-binding protein, translated as MTLSIEVVCPERGVEARLELAEGEHVALVGPNGAGKSTVLEAAAGVLREGRRTRVRVSLGGRELSGVPVHRRGFASLSQSAHLFGHMSVLDNIAYGLVSGGMKKRAARAKAIALAAEVGLEGLEHRRPATLSGGQAQKCALARALAIEPRVLLLDEPMAALDVRAARELRGLIARLSRSRTLVFATHDLLDVLAWADRVCVLESGRVVEVGECDAALASPHSEFLAELAGLQWVEGEVRARGVFVTRGGIALEATGECRLGPARALIDPRALRLREESPSAASGAGIIRGLSRIGHRPVVYVEDVPVELSAHEEARGTVAEGQTATILQSAPVKVEPRR; from the coding sequence ATGACACTCTCGATCGAAGTGGTGTGCCCCGAGCGCGGCGTCGAGGCTCGTCTCGAGCTGGCCGAGGGGGAGCACGTTGCGCTCGTGGGACCGAACGGCGCGGGAAAATCCACGGTTCTCGAGGCAGCCGCGGGTGTTCTTCGTGAGGGTCGACGAACTCGAGTGCGGGTCTCGCTCGGCGGTAGAGAACTTTCGGGAGTGCCCGTTCACCGGCGCGGCTTTGCTTCTCTTTCGCAATCCGCTCACCTCTTTGGGCACATGAGCGTCCTTGACAACATTGCTTACGGGCTCGTGAGCGGCGGCATGAAGAAGCGTGCTGCTCGCGCGAAAGCGATCGCCCTCGCCGCAGAGGTGGGCCTCGAAGGGCTTGAGCACAGGCGCCCCGCGACACTCTCGGGCGGTCAGGCGCAAAAATGCGCGCTTGCGAGGGCCCTCGCGATTGAGCCGCGCGTGCTTCTTCTCGACGAGCCCATGGCAGCGCTTGACGTGCGGGCCGCTCGCGAGCTGCGCGGCCTTATTGCTCGACTTTCACGTTCGCGCACGCTTGTTTTCGCGACTCACGACCTACTCGATGTTCTCGCGTGGGCGGATCGCGTGTGTGTTCTCGAGTCTGGGCGCGTGGTCGAAGTAGGGGAGTGCGACGCTGCCCTCGCTTCACCGCATTCGGAGTTTCTCGCGGAGCTCGCGGGTCTTCAATGGGTGGAGGGCGAAGTTCGGGCGCGCGGAGTCTTCGTGACGCGCGGAGGCATCGCTCTCGAAGCGACGGGAGAGTGCAGGCTCGGCCCAGCGCGAGCGTTGATCGATCCTCGGGCCCTGCGCCTTCGCGAGGAGAGCCCTTCGGCCGCATCCGGTGCGGGGATCATTCGTGGCCTCTCTAGGATCGGGCACCGCCCCGTGGTCTACGTCGAAGACGTCCCCGTTGAGTTGAGCGCGCACGAGGAAGCGCGGGGAACGGTTGCGGAAGGCCAGACGGCGACGATCCTGCAATCTGCTCCCGTCAAGGTCGAGCCGCGACGCTGA
- the modB gene encoding molybdate ABC transporter permease subunit gives MNRNGGTRFPATVGLLALVAGLSTLFPLLSLVRGTQWASLPALASAPENLTAAALSLATASLACILSTVLGCALALVLARATSPLVAVLRALVLVPLVLPPVVSGLALVLAYGRQSLLSPLFETVGVQVVFTTSAVVLAQTFVSLPFVVLTLESAFRARGFAEERVAATLGARPMRVLHTVTLPRFAGPLLIAATLAFARSLGEFGATLTVAGSLAGTTRTLPLQIYLAREADLSHAVGLSILLVAFSLIVVSLAYARGPLNGEGEER, from the coding sequence GTGAACCGTAATGGTGGAACGCGGTTTCCGGCAACCGTCGGACTCCTCGCACTCGTGGCGGGCCTGAGCACCCTGTTCCCGCTCCTGTCCCTCGTACGTGGAACGCAATGGGCGAGCCTCCCGGCGCTCGCGAGTGCACCCGAAAATCTCACTGCCGCCGCGCTTTCTCTCGCTACGGCGAGCCTCGCGTGCATACTCTCGACCGTGCTCGGATGTGCCCTCGCCCTCGTGCTCGCACGCGCTACGAGTCCCCTCGTCGCCGTTCTCAGGGCTCTCGTACTCGTTCCCCTCGTTCTTCCGCCCGTTGTGTCGGGACTTGCGCTCGTACTGGCGTATGGCCGCCAGAGCCTCCTCTCGCCCCTTTTTGAGACCGTGGGTGTACAGGTCGTTTTTACGACGAGCGCGGTCGTGCTCGCGCAGACTTTCGTGTCCCTCCCGTTCGTGGTGCTGACGCTCGAAAGTGCGTTTCGTGCGCGAGGGTTCGCTGAGGAGAGGGTTGCGGCAACGCTTGGAGCACGACCGATGCGCGTGCTCCACACCGTGACTCTCCCTCGTTTTGCCGGCCCTCTTCTCATCGCCGCCACGCTCGCCTTTGCGCGCTCGCTCGGGGAGTTCGGAGCGACCCTCACTGTGGCCGGTTCTCTCGCGGGCACAACTCGCACGCTTCCACTCCAGATCTACCTGGCTCGCGAGGCTGATCTCTCGCACGCCGTGGGGCTCTCGATCCTGCTCGTGGCGTTTTCGCTCATTGTGGTGTCTCTTGCCTACGCGCGTGGCCCGTTGAACGGCGAGGGTGAGGAGCGATGA
- a CDS encoding S-ribosylhomocysteine lyase — protein MNDRMNVESFNLDHRTVAAPYIRIADRKDLGGAVLTKFDIRFTQPNVDALESETVHSLEHMMAEFSRNHSEDILDISPMGCRTGFYMLMRGDHTTEEVAPLVEATLNDLLEASEVPAANEVQCGWGAHHSLEGAKAAAKKFLEKKSEWLQVEAAA, from the coding sequence ATGAACGACCGCATGAACGTAGAAAGCTTTAATCTCGACCACCGAACGGTAGCGGCGCCCTATATCCGCATCGCCGATCGCAAGGATCTCGGCGGCGCCGTTCTCACCAAGTTCGACATCCGCTTTACCCAGCCGAACGTGGACGCCCTCGAGTCTGAGACGGTGCATTCGCTCGAGCACATGATGGCGGAGTTCTCGCGCAACCATAGCGAAGACATCCTCGATATCTCGCCCATGGGCTGCCGCACCGGTTTCTACATGCTCATGCGCGGTGATCACACGACCGAGGAGGTTGCCCCGCTCGTGGAGGCGACCCTGAACGATCTGCTCGAGGCGAGCGAGGTCCCCGCTGCGAACGAGGTCCAGTGTGGCTGGGGCGCCCACCACAGCCTCGAGGGCGCGAAGGCTGCCGCGAAAAAATTCCTTGAGAAAAAGAGCGAATGGCTCCAGGTGGAGGCGGCTGCCTGA
- a CDS encoding DUF4870 domain-containing protein, giving the protein MSDQPSNPYGFSNPTSGNKGTGASGFGGPTGPGGVTSDERTWAILAHLSALVATVVSVGWLGWVGPLVIYLLYRDKSPFVRNASAGALNFAINLFVYSVIAWGFFFIGTFLSFLLVPLLFVVIAAIIGLAVFVATIVVPIIAAMKANNGEAYTYPFTVSIIK; this is encoded by the coding sequence ATGAGTGACCAACCCTCGAATCCATACGGCTTTAGCAATCCCACGTCCGGCAACAAGGGCACCGGTGCATCTGGCTTTGGCGGCCCTACCGGCCCCGGTGGTGTGACGAGCGATGAGCGCACCTGGGCGATTCTCGCGCATCTCAGCGCGCTTGTGGCCACCGTCGTTTCGGTCGGCTGGCTCGGCTGGGTGGGGCCGCTCGTGATCTATTTGCTCTACCGCGACAAGAGCCCATTTGTGCGCAACGCTTCGGCGGGTGCACTCAACTTCGCGATTAATCTTTTTGTGTACAGCGTCATTGCGTGGGGCTTTTTCTTCATTGGAACGTTCCTGTCGTTCCTCCTCGTTCCGCTCCTCTTCGTGGTGATCGCCGCGATCATTGGGCTGGCGGTGTTTGTGGCAACGATCGTGGTGCCGATTATTGCCGCGATGAAGGCCAATAACGGTGAGGCCTACACCTACCCCTTCACCGTGTCGATCATCAAGTGA
- a CDS encoding LysR family transcriptional regulator substrate-binding protein: MTRRETDDQTVAPALRVGFIPGVEPDVFARRWRANRERVELELIPLDSRAPEEALSSGAVDMVFARLPWIGASSGGTTVLEPEDVHAVPLWEERPVAVMAKDNPLSLFDEIAEEDLEGEHHFSLEECGGAKGAVATVAAGHGYAVMPMSLARLHARRDVTHRPLAEREGTRIALVWPKDADDDVRQEFQGVVRGRTARSSRR; this comes from the coding sequence GTGACTCGGCGCGAGACAGACGACCAAACGGTTGCTCCTGCGCTCCGGGTGGGATTCATCCCCGGGGTGGAACCTGATGTTTTCGCGCGGCGCTGGCGCGCGAACCGGGAGAGGGTCGAACTGGAATTGATTCCGCTCGATTCTCGCGCACCCGAGGAAGCACTCTCGAGCGGTGCGGTCGACATGGTCTTCGCACGGCTCCCGTGGATTGGTGCCTCGAGCGGGGGCACAACCGTGCTTGAGCCTGAGGATGTTCACGCGGTTCCACTGTGGGAGGAGAGACCGGTCGCCGTTATGGCAAAGGACAACCCGCTGAGCCTTTTCGACGAGATTGCAGAAGAGGATCTCGAGGGGGAGCACCACTTCAGCCTCGAGGAATGCGGCGGTGCGAAGGGAGCCGTCGCGACAGTCGCCGCAGGTCACGGCTACGCGGTCATGCCCATGTCCCTCGCGCGCCTGCACGCGCGACGGGATGTCACCCACCGTCCGCTTGCCGAGCGCGAAGGTACACGCATCGCGCTCGTGTGGCCAAAGGATGCCGACGACGACGTGCGACAGGAGTTTCAAGGCGTGGTACGGGGCCGCACCGCGCGAAGCTCGCGTCGTTAG
- the modA gene encoding molybdate ABC transporter substrate-binding protein, whose translation MKRLVGLAAAVTLVAASLAGCSGGSVAEGADASQDRTTVTVFAAASLKSTFERLEKDFEKEHPNVDIVLTFAGSQDLVTQMDAGAPADVFASASHSWMQKAKDKKLVTAFPEVFARNSLELAVAEGNPKRIEGLDDLAARPELVTVRCASAVPCGELTDRLLKNAGLDAIEFDTEQNSVTDTLGLVVAGEADAAIVYETDVAGAEDTVDGVELAGAERLDNTYEIAVTKEAETANRSEAAQEFVDLVMSHEGQMVFEDAGFAPVK comes from the coding sequence ATGAAGCGCCTCGTAGGCTTGGCAGCAGCAGTGACGCTGGTTGCCGCGTCGCTCGCGGGATGTAGCGGCGGTAGTGTCGCTGAGGGGGCCGACGCCTCCCAGGACCGCACTACGGTCACTGTTTTTGCCGCGGCTTCCCTCAAGAGCACTTTCGAGAGGCTCGAAAAGGATTTTGAGAAGGAACATCCAAACGTCGATATCGTCTTGACGTTTGCCGGATCTCAAGACCTCGTGACCCAGATGGATGCTGGCGCACCTGCGGATGTCTTCGCTTCCGCCTCGCACTCATGGATGCAGAAGGCCAAGGACAAGAAACTCGTGACGGCTTTTCCTGAAGTTTTTGCACGAAACTCGCTTGAGCTCGCCGTTGCCGAGGGGAATCCGAAACGCATTGAGGGCCTCGACGACCTTGCTGCGCGTCCCGAGCTTGTCACGGTGCGGTGTGCAAGCGCTGTGCCGTGTGGAGAGCTCACGGATCGTCTTCTCAAGAACGCGGGACTTGACGCTATCGAGTTCGATACCGAGCAGAACTCTGTGACGGACACGCTCGGTTTAGTGGTCGCCGGGGAGGCCGATGCCGCGATCGTGTACGAGACCGACGTTGCCGGCGCCGAGGACACCGTTGACGGGGTCGAGCTCGCGGGTGCGGAGCGGCTCGACAACACCTACGAAATCGCGGTCACGAAAGAAGCCGAAACGGCGAACCGCAGCGAGGCAGCGCAGGAATTCGTCGACCTCGTTATGAGCCACGAAGGCCAGATGGTTTTTGAAGATGCCGGTTTCGCCCCGGTGAAGTGA
- a CDS encoding inositol monophosphatase family protein, which yields MNTDSSATANTVEHAKLAAIAREAATAAASYLAEIGAGPVEREYKANAHDIVTIHDRACEDRIREVLLERCPKASIVGEEGGTLEGTSAVTFYVDPIDGTSNFATGNPLYAISIGVAVEGVLVGGVVNAPALGREFWSDTSGAYLGDTRLGPNPERDFADALVLTGFPGLRDLRDDRAFAERERHALLERAGAVRQLGSAALELCFVAGGWADATTLTRINPWDIAAGFHIVEKAGGSVRTWTCRPEGSNATVVVPQECPAYVACASAKRYEELDSLLDRIHTSRCERSLRDEGAHHE from the coding sequence GTGAACACGGACTCTTCGGCGACGGCAAACACAGTCGAGCACGCGAAGCTTGCGGCCATTGCCCGCGAGGCGGCCACCGCTGCCGCGAGCTACCTCGCCGAAATCGGCGCCGGACCGGTTGAACGTGAGTACAAGGCAAACGCTCATGACATCGTGACGATTCACGACCGCGCGTGCGAAGACCGTATCCGGGAGGTTTTGCTTGAGCGGTGCCCGAAAGCGAGCATCGTGGGCGAAGAGGGAGGAACACTCGAAGGAACGAGTGCCGTAACCTTCTACGTTGACCCGATCGATGGCACCTCGAACTTTGCGACGGGAAACCCGCTTTACGCTATTTCGATCGGCGTGGCCGTCGAAGGCGTTCTCGTGGGCGGTGTCGTGAATGCTCCCGCTCTCGGGCGTGAGTTTTGGTCGGATACGAGCGGCGCCTACCTCGGCGACACGCGCCTCGGCCCGAACCCCGAGCGCGACTTCGCCGATGCCCTCGTGCTCACCGGATTCCCCGGACTTCGCGATCTGAGAGACGATCGAGCATTTGCCGAGCGCGAGCGCCATGCACTCCTCGAGAGAGCCGGGGCGGTGCGTCAGCTCGGATCGGCCGCGCTTGAACTCTGCTTCGTGGCCGGAGGCTGGGCCGACGCCACGACACTCACGCGCATTAACCCGTGGGATATCGCCGCCGGCTTCCATATCGTCGAGAAAGCTGGCGGCAGCGTGCGCACCTGGACATGCCGTCCCGAGGGCAGCAACGCTACCGTGGTTGTGCCCCAGGAATGCCCCGCCTACGTTGCATGCGCGAGCGCGAAGCGCTACGAAGAGCTCGATTCCTTGCTTGACCGAATCCACACGTCTCGATGTGAACGATCCCTACGTGATGAAGGAGCCCACCATGAGTGA
- a CDS encoding dolichyl-phosphate-mannose--protein mannosyltransferase: MSKRKAMPSGGSTAVPTTGKRAARPSFGKPRGFFGLSDRATTWILAAVLAVWAGALRLYKLGHVKTLIFDEVYYVRDAYTLLREGHERAWAKDISKAAFERGDIDSYLPDPQYVVHPPVGKWVIALGEWALGADNPWGWRISVAVLGTLGVLLLFFTVRRLLQNTVLAFLAAYLLSIDGVHLTHSRTSLLDLILGFFCLLAFYFLLRDRDHFRDALGRIEGAGEGFGHVTGVRWWRIAAGISLGLACGVKWSGLYFLAVFGIMTVLWDWTARKRYGDPRWKLRGFALDAIPAFFAMVGSAFVTYVLSWSGWFASQGGYFRNWAAENAHASNPVSEALLSLWHYHEEMYSFHVGLDSTHTYAAKPWLWLLQLRPTSFYYESYTYGEAGCEVEKCSAAITNIGNPLIWWFGTFALLVTLIVAIAKRNGTAAAILSGLIAGYLPWFQYLDRTIFQFYSVVFEPWLIMAIVFVFALMFGGHAASRTRKRIALLAIASLVVTMTLMSIFWWPLWTAQVIPYDLWRAHMWFDSWI, from the coding sequence GTGAGTAAAAGGAAAGCGATGCCAAGCGGCGGCTCTACAGCGGTGCCCACTACAGGAAAACGCGCCGCACGGCCTTCATTCGGGAAGCCCCGCGGATTTTTCGGTCTGAGCGATCGGGCGACGACGTGGATTCTCGCCGCGGTGCTCGCTGTGTGGGCGGGGGCGCTGCGCCTTTACAAACTCGGCCACGTCAAGACCCTCATCTTTGACGAGGTGTATTACGTGCGCGACGCCTACACGCTTCTTCGCGAAGGCCATGAGCGCGCGTGGGCGAAAGACATCTCGAAGGCCGCATTCGAGCGCGGCGATATCGACTCGTATCTCCCTGATCCGCAGTACGTGGTCCACCCGCCGGTCGGGAAATGGGTCATCGCGCTCGGCGAGTGGGCCCTTGGAGCCGATAATCCGTGGGGCTGGCGCATCTCCGTGGCCGTCCTTGGAACGCTTGGCGTGCTCCTGTTATTTTTCACGGTCCGACGCTTGCTGCAGAATACTGTTCTCGCGTTTCTCGCGGCCTATCTGCTCTCCATTGACGGAGTCCACCTCACTCACTCCCGGACGAGTTTGCTCGACCTGATTCTTGGGTTCTTCTGCCTCCTTGCGTTCTACTTTCTCCTGAGGGACCGCGATCACTTTCGCGATGCGCTCGGGCGGATCGAGGGCGCTGGGGAAGGCTTCGGGCATGTCACTGGGGTGCGCTGGTGGCGTATTGCCGCGGGGATTTCGCTCGGCCTCGCGTGCGGCGTGAAGTGGTCGGGGCTCTACTTCCTTGCCGTGTTCGGCATCATGACGGTGCTGTGGGACTGGACTGCGAGGAAACGCTACGGCGATCCTCGCTGGAAACTTCGCGGCTTCGCACTCGATGCGATCCCCGCATTTTTTGCGATGGTGGGCAGTGCGTTTGTGACCTACGTGCTGTCGTGGAGCGGATGGTTCGCCTCTCAAGGCGGGTACTTTCGGAACTGGGCAGCAGAGAATGCTCACGCCTCGAACCCCGTGAGCGAAGCACTCCTCTCGCTGTGGCATTACCACGAGGAGATGTACTCGTTCCACGTGGGGCTCGATTCGACCCACACGTATGCCGCAAAGCCGTGGCTGTGGCTCCTTCAGCTTCGCCCCACAAGCTTCTACTACGAGTCGTACACCTACGGCGAGGCGGGATGCGAGGTAGAGAAGTGCTCGGCGGCCATCACCAATATCGGCAATCCGCTCATCTGGTGGTTCGGCACTTTCGCGCTTCTCGTCACGCTCATCGTCGCAATCGCTAAGCGCAACGGAACGGCGGCAGCAATTCTCTCGGGCCTCATCGCCGGCTACCTGCCGTGGTTTCAGTATCTTGACCGCACGATCTTTCAGTTTTATTCGGTCGTGTTTGAGCCGTGGCTCATCATGGCGATCGTGTTCGTGTTCGCTCTCATGTTCGGGGGTCACGCGGCGTCACGGACGAGGAAGCGCATCGCGCTTTTGGCGATCGCTTCACTAGTGGTCACGATGACACTCATGTCGATTTTCTGGTGGCCACTGTGGACCGCCCAGGTCATTCCCTACGACCTGTGGCGGGCCCACATGTGGTTCGATTCGTGGATCTGA